The following proteins are co-located in the Haloarcula marismortui ATCC 43049 genome:
- a CDS encoding aminopeptidase, which produces MDPRIREHAEVIVDHSIDLSEGDNLVIDAHPQAADLVTALHEFAADRGANPLVVQDRLGERFRRAYLRNRDEFETPSHIEALYEEMDAYIAIKGSDNVTETSDVDPETTAAYQQSQQPLLNERLSKTWCLTQYPAPANAQLAQTSTEGYENFVWDAVLKDWDAVREHQAQMVEILDPADEVRIVSGETTDVTMSVTGNETLNDYGEKNLPGGEVFTAPVPDSVEGEVLFDKPLYHQGREVTDVFLRFEDGEVVEHSAGKNEDLLTEVLSTDDGASRLGELGIGMNRDIDQFSYNMLFDEKMGDTVHMAVGRSYDETVGEDNEQNESAVHVDMIVDMSEDSFIEVDGEVVQRNGTFIFEDGFED; this is translated from the coding sequence ATGGACCCACGTATTCGCGAACATGCGGAAGTCATCGTCGACCACTCTATCGATCTGAGCGAAGGCGACAACCTCGTTATCGACGCCCACCCGCAGGCTGCGGATCTTGTTACTGCGCTCCACGAGTTTGCCGCCGACCGCGGCGCGAACCCGCTCGTCGTACAGGACCGCCTCGGCGAGCGGTTCCGCCGCGCGTACCTCCGAAACCGGGACGAGTTCGAGACGCCGAGCCACATCGAGGCGCTGTACGAGGAGATGGACGCGTATATCGCGATCAAGGGTAGCGACAACGTCACCGAGACCAGCGACGTCGACCCCGAAACAACAGCCGCCTATCAGCAGTCCCAGCAGCCGCTCCTGAACGAACGCCTCTCGAAGACCTGGTGTCTCACACAGTACCCCGCGCCCGCCAACGCCCAGCTCGCACAGACCTCCACGGAGGGGTACGAGAACTTCGTCTGGGACGCCGTCCTCAAAGACTGGGACGCTGTCCGCGAGCATCAGGCACAGATGGTCGAGATACTCGATCCTGCCGATGAGGTCCGCATCGTTTCCGGGGAGACAACGGACGTGACGATGTCTGTCACCGGTAACGAGACGCTCAATGACTACGGCGAGAAGAATCTTCCCGGTGGCGAGGTGTTCACTGCGCCAGTCCCTGACAGCGTCGAGGGCGAGGTGTTGTTCGACAAGCCGCTGTACCATCAGGGCCGGGAAGTGACTGATGTCTTCCTCCGGTTCGAGGACGGTGAAGTCGTCGAGCACAGCGCCGGCAAGAACGAGGACCTTCTGACAGAGGTGCTGTCAACTGACGACGGTGCGAGCCGACTCGGCGAACTGGGTATCGGAATGAACCGGGATATCGACCAGTTCTCCTACAATATGCTGTTCGATGAAAAGATGGGCGATACCGTTCATATGGCAGTAGGGCGATCCTACGACGAGACAGTTGGCGAGGACAACGAACAGAACGAGTCGGCCGTCCACGTGGACATGATTGTCGACATGAGCGAGGACTCGTTCATCGAAGTTGACGGCGAAGTCGTCCAGCGAAACGGGACGTTCATCTTCGAAGACGGGTTTGAGGACTAA
- a CDS encoding phosphate-starvation-inducible PsiE family protein, with amino-acid sequence MDDEDADPVGGPLPEAESFDDRVLGVSESLIRYVEVIAALVLVLLFAIGVFDLTLQIFQSALRGDITDPLVVVGFIDTALLLFIIVEVYQTVVAYTQESETRRIVRLVIYTGVIAMVRKAIIFRTGEYSSEQAALTAAAAYTLIILGLAALLLVERRTRDRLPESG; translated from the coding sequence ATGGATGACGAGGATGCTGACCCCGTGGGCGGGCCACTGCCGGAAGCGGAGTCGTTCGACGATAGAGTGCTGGGGGTCAGCGAGTCGCTCATCCGGTACGTCGAGGTCATCGCGGCGCTAGTGCTGGTTCTCCTCTTTGCTATCGGCGTCTTCGACCTGACACTCCAGATATTCCAGAGCGCGCTTCGTGGCGATATCACCGACCCGCTAGTCGTCGTCGGTTTCATCGACACGGCGCTCCTCCTGTTCATTATCGTCGAGGTGTACCAGACCGTCGTCGCGTACACGCAGGAAAGCGAAACGCGCCGCATCGTCCGTCTGGTTATCTACACGGGCGTCATCGCGATGGTCCGGAAAGCTATCATTTTCCGCACCGGTGAGTACAGCTCCGAACAGGCCGCGCTCACCGCCGCCGCAGCCTACACGCTCATCATCCTCGGGCTCGCGGCGCTGCTGCTCGTCGAGCGTCGGACCCGAGACAGGCTCCCGGAATCAGGGTGA
- a CDS encoding methyl-accepting chemotaxis protein codes for MVSRDFRPRVAHLVPAAVRGSFVRKFVAAVLVAVLVAGGIGAVFYTDTTRTLDQRVEAQVVSTAELQADGLDNWVDGFRRQARTLSSVKEFQNGQPGVIRDYLLLESDDLTSEFVAVHYVQASDGTVEASTASGVSGETLASLGVPWGSEMTAIDDETDTPGSVVVPAEPYRSPVTNDSVLAFVSSAPQNTEHVVVVEANLSARTESFRGSPADSETTILGSEGAAVVGKSVPEETATTVTNGGANGFTQSSETVYGYASLDSVRWTVVTQVPASSAYALRNQIATSLVLTLVSAVVVLGGVTIAMSRRSATALSELAETADEMRAGGLDVTLETSRSDEIGRLFDAFDEMRQSLREQIADAEAARENAESARNEAESAKREAEAAREAAEELSESLQNRAKDYAEVMAACADGDLTARMSSDTDAESMARIATAYNDLLDEWEDTIREVRSFSEAVDTASETVSENVDAVQDRSTSVKSSAAEMADGAETQSEKLETVWKELEDLSATVEEVSTAADTVRNRADEALSRSQSGRTAAKRAATALDDIERSTDETVAQVEELDALMGEIESVTNLITDIADQTTMLALNANIEAARAGNGGDGDGFAVVADEVKALADETVAATADIETAIDEMRQQVERTVDEMHATQSKVDTGTETVGDALDAFDDIVGDIEDATSGMREIDRATDEQAESTQEVVSMVETVGDISDDTAVEAAAVADAATEQVVAVDDVESSVAQLSGRATDLGQLLETFTVDEPGTIDSGTEVFEMAVEDRTGAESTGDD; via the coding sequence ATGGTGAGCCGAGATTTCCGTCCCCGAGTCGCCCACCTCGTCCCGGCCGCTGTGCGAGGGAGCTTCGTCCGGAAGTTCGTGGCCGCGGTGCTGGTGGCGGTCCTGGTTGCCGGAGGAATCGGAGCGGTGTTCTACACTGACACGACGCGAACGCTCGACCAGCGCGTAGAGGCACAGGTCGTCTCGACCGCCGAGTTACAGGCTGACGGCCTCGATAACTGGGTTGACGGCTTCCGGCGGCAGGCCCGCACGCTCTCGTCGGTCAAGGAGTTCCAGAACGGGCAACCGGGCGTCATCAGGGACTACCTCTTGCTCGAATCGGACGACCTCACGTCCGAGTTCGTGGCCGTCCACTACGTCCAAGCTTCCGACGGCACGGTAGAAGCGAGCACCGCAAGCGGCGTCAGCGGGGAGACGCTGGCATCCCTCGGCGTTCCGTGGGGGTCGGAAATGACAGCCATCGACGACGAGACCGACACGCCGGGGAGTGTTGTCGTTCCGGCGGAGCCCTACCGGTCGCCGGTGACAAACGACAGCGTCCTGGCATTCGTCAGCTCCGCACCACAGAACACAGAACACGTCGTCGTCGTCGAGGCGAACCTCTCCGCCCGCACCGAATCGTTCCGCGGGTCGCCGGCCGACAGCGAGACGACGATTCTCGGGTCGGAGGGCGCGGCCGTCGTCGGTAAAAGCGTGCCAGAGGAGACCGCCACTACGGTCACGAACGGGGGTGCCAATGGCTTTACCCAGTCATCGGAGACGGTATACGGGTACGCGAGCCTCGATAGTGTTCGGTGGACAGTCGTAACGCAGGTGCCGGCGTCGAGCGCCTATGCCCTCCGGAACCAGATCGCCACCAGCCTTGTCCTGACGCTCGTGTCCGCAGTGGTGGTCCTCGGCGGCGTGACCATCGCGATGAGCAGGCGCTCGGCGACAGCCCTCTCGGAGCTCGCCGAGACAGCCGACGAGATGCGAGCCGGTGGCCTCGACGTGACGCTCGAAACATCCCGGTCCGACGAGATCGGCCGGCTGTTCGACGCCTTCGACGAGATGAGGCAGTCGCTCCGCGAGCAAATCGCTGACGCGGAGGCGGCCAGAGAAAATGCCGAATCCGCCAGAAACGAGGCTGAATCGGCGAAAAGAGAGGCCGAAGCGGCTCGTGAGGCCGCAGAGGAACTCAGCGAGAGCCTCCAGAACCGCGCCAAGGACTACGCCGAGGTCATGGCCGCCTGTGCCGATGGGGACCTGACGGCGCGGATGTCGTCCGACACGGACGCCGAGTCGATGGCCCGGATCGCAACAGCCTACAACGACCTGCTCGACGAGTGGGAAGACACCATCCGCGAGGTCCGGTCGTTCAGCGAGGCCGTCGACACCGCGAGCGAGACGGTCTCGGAGAACGTCGACGCGGTTCAGGACCGCAGCACCAGCGTGAAATCCTCGGCCGCAGAGATGGCCGACGGGGCAGAGACACAGTCGGAGAAACTCGAAACCGTCTGGAAGGAGCTGGAGGACCTCTCGGCGACCGTCGAAGAGGTGTCTACCGCCGCCGACACAGTCAGGAATCGGGCTGATGAAGCCCTCAGTCGGTCACAGAGCGGGCGAACGGCCGCCAAGCGGGCGGCGACGGCTCTCGACGATATCGAGCGGTCGACCGACGAGACCGTCGCACAAGTCGAAGAACTGGACGCGCTGATGGGAGAGATCGAGTCCGTCACCAACCTCATCACCGATATCGCAGACCAGACGACGATGCTCGCGCTGAACGCCAACATCGAGGCCGCCCGTGCCGGGAACGGAGGCGATGGCGACGGCTTTGCAGTCGTCGCCGATGAGGTGAAGGCGCTCGCCGACGAGACGGTGGCAGCGACTGCTGACATCGAAACCGCTATCGACGAGATGCGTCAGCAGGTCGAGCGCACCGTCGACGAGATGCACGCCACCCAGTCGAAAGTCGACACTGGAACCGAGACCGTCGGCGACGCCCTCGATGCGTTCGACGACATCGTCGGCGATATCGAGGACGCGACCAGCGGGATGCGAGAGATCGACCGTGCGACCGATGAGCAGGCCGAGTCGACACAGGAGGTCGTCTCGATGGTCGAGACAGTTGGCGACATTAGCGACGACACGGCTGTCGAAGCGGCCGCCGTCGCCGACGCGGCGACCGAGCAGGTTGTGGCCGTCGACGACGTCGAATCCTCCGTCGCGCAACTCTCCGGCCGTGCCACCGACCTCGGGCAGTTGCTGGAAACGTTCACCGTCGACGAACCCGGGACTATCGACAGCGGGACTGAGGTGTTCGAGATGGCGGTCGAGGACCGCACAGGAGCAGAGTCAACAGGGGACGACTGA
- a CDS encoding metallophosphoesterase, whose protein sequence is MLTAISDTHGTDNHRLTGRTLDAVREADHVLHAGDFMTEQVLDAIDAESDELTGVVGNNDRPAVRARLSDVATVSWEELTIVVVHGHEHTETALGMLARQENADIVVVGHSHKPVLTDFGGWTLVNPGSYADPRRYQPAHAELDVMAGDVRVRLRSPDGTPISTTIVER, encoded by the coding sequence ATGCTCACTGCTATCTCAGACACGCACGGAACAGACAACCATCGGCTGACAGGTCGGACGCTTGACGCCGTCCGCGAAGCCGACCACGTTCTCCACGCGGGCGATTTCATGACCGAGCAGGTGCTTGATGCCATCGACGCCGAATCCGACGAACTCACCGGCGTTGTCGGAAACAACGACAGACCGGCAGTCAGGGCCCGCCTTTCCGACGTTGCGACCGTCTCTTGGGAAGAACTGACGATCGTTGTTGTGCACGGGCACGAACACACCGAAACCGCCCTCGGAATGTTGGCTCGGCAGGAAAACGCCGATATCGTCGTCGTCGGTCACTCACACAAGCCTGTCCTGACCGACTTCGGCGGCTGGACGCTCGTCAATCCGGGCAGCTACGCCGACCCGCGGCGATACCAGCCGGCCCACGCGGAACTGGATGTGATGGCCGGTGACGTACGCGTCCGCCTTCGCTCCCCGGACGGGACGCCGATTTCGACGACCATCGTCGAGCGGTAA
- a CDS encoding CNNM domain-containing protein produces the protein MSGPIVAISGGLAVVLLLGLSAFFSSSEIAVFSLQKDWIAQQAATGERRAQVLQELYDNPHRLLVTLLVGNNIVNIAISSIITVLVASYLSPGPAVVATTVVTSFLILIFGEIVPKAFGLGNAQEWALTVAPPVRVVERVLSPLITLFDGITTRINALITVETDIEKPYLD, from the coding sequence ATGAGTGGTCCTATCGTGGCAATCAGTGGCGGGCTTGCGGTGGTCTTGCTTCTCGGATTGAGTGCGTTCTTTTCCAGTTCGGAGATAGCAGTGTTCTCGCTACAGAAAGACTGGATAGCACAACAGGCGGCAACGGGGGAGCGACGGGCGCAGGTGCTACAGGAGCTGTACGACAATCCACATCGCCTGCTAGTGACGTTGCTGGTCGGCAACAACATCGTCAACATCGCAATTTCGAGCATCATCACCGTCCTCGTGGCGAGCTATCTCTCACCGGGGCCGGCGGTCGTCGCAACCACAGTCGTCACCAGCTTTCTCATCCTGATTTTCGGCGAGATCGTGCCAAAGGCGTTCGGCCTCGGCAACGCACAGGAGTGGGCCCTGACCGTCGCACCGCCGGTCCGGGTCGTCGAGCGCGTGCTCTCCCCACTTATCACCCTGTTTGACGGCATCACCACGCGCATAAACGCTCTCATCACCGTCGAAACAGACATCGAGAAGCCGTATCTGGACTGA
- a CDS encoding DUF373 family protein — protein sequence MLLVLCIDLDDDLGRKTGIDTPVIGRDAVVDAAVALASNDPEDSDVNVLFEGVHIYDDITDEPVEVAAVTGVDGSDVAANRAVGEEVDTVLASLAASEDVRALLVTDGAQDESVVPVIRSRVQIDGVRRVVVRQAQNLESMYYTIKQVLDDPETRGTILVPLGILLLIYPLTIAVEALGYPGSALGVMSGLLGLYILARGLGAEKILDEAVERTTAGLYAGRVTIITYVVAAALLAIGGVSGVQELERQTDPDALEVIASLVSGAIQWFAAAGITSSLGRVTDEYLDGSFRWRYLNAPFYVLSIALVLHAVSAFFLGVQDLEYLAIMLTGGTLLGLVSTLGFAVAEARFDRAEQHNQGPGGPSSE from the coding sequence ATGCTGCTGGTGCTGTGTATCGACCTCGACGACGACCTCGGCCGCAAGACCGGCATCGACACGCCAGTCATCGGGCGCGATGCCGTCGTAGACGCAGCCGTGGCGCTGGCCTCGAACGACCCGGAAGACTCCGATGTGAACGTCCTGTTCGAGGGCGTCCACATCTATGACGACATCACCGACGAGCCGGTCGAAGTCGCAGCCGTCACCGGCGTCGACGGAAGCGATGTCGCCGCTAACCGGGCAGTCGGCGAGGAGGTCGATACCGTTCTCGCGTCACTGGCGGCCAGCGAGGACGTGCGGGCGCTGCTGGTCACCGACGGCGCACAGGACGAGTCGGTGGTCCCCGTTATCCGCTCGCGGGTCCAAATCGACGGCGTTCGTCGCGTCGTCGTCCGACAGGCCCAGAACCTCGAATCGATGTACTACACCATCAAGCAGGTGCTCGACGACCCGGAGACCCGCGGGACGATACTGGTTCCGCTGGGCATCCTCCTGCTGATTTACCCGCTGACAATCGCCGTCGAAGCGCTGGGGTACCCCGGCTCCGCGCTGGGTGTTATGTCCGGCTTGCTTGGGCTCTACATCCTCGCACGGGGCCTCGGCGCTGAGAAGATACTGGATGAAGCCGTTGAGCGAACGACCGCCGGACTGTACGCCGGTCGCGTCACGATCATCACCTATGTCGTCGCGGCTGCACTGCTCGCTATCGGCGGCGTCAGCGGCGTTCAGGAACTCGAACGCCAGACGGACCCCGACGCCCTCGAAGTCATCGCGTCGCTGGTCTCCGGCGCGATTCAGTGGTTCGCCGCCGCCGGCATCACTTCCAGCCTCGGCCGCGTGACCGACGAGTACCTCGACGGGAGCTTCCGCTGGCGGTATCTCAACGCTCCCTTCTACGTCCTCTCGATCGCCCTCGTGTTACACGCTGTCAGCGCCTTTTTCCTCGGGGTGCAGGACTTGGAATACCTCGCGATAATGCTCACTGGTGGGACGCTGCTCGGGCTGGTCAGTACCTTAGGCTTCGCTGTCGCGGAGGCCCGCTTCGACCGCGCCGAACAGCACAATCAAGGCCCCGGCGGTCCCTCATCCGAGTAA
- a CDS encoding zinc ribbon domain-containing protein has protein sequence MPPGQVELALRVIAGLFVIVAPTLLFLGLWRGLEAMRDDELIQQAHQRAEMRDQPSAGPDWSTDTLLADESSPLSETKMSVVTCSTCGTPNVQDASYCQSCLTELDESV, from the coding sequence ATGCCACCTGGCCAGGTGGAACTGGCACTGCGCGTCATCGCTGGCCTGTTCGTCATTGTCGCACCGACGCTGTTGTTTCTGGGGCTGTGGCGCGGCCTCGAAGCGATGCGTGACGACGAACTCATTCAGCAGGCCCACCAGCGCGCCGAGATGCGGGACCAGCCGTCCGCTGGTCCTGACTGGTCGACCGATACGCTCCTTGCTGATGAGTCGTCACCGCTGTCTGAAACAAAGATGTCGGTCGTGACCTGTAGCACCTGTGGCACGCCGAACGTACAAGACGCCAGCTACTGTCAGTCGTGTCTCACAGAACTAGATGAGTCAGTCTAA
- a CDS encoding radical SAM protein — translation MISEGCEQCAKGGKMVLFVYGYCDQRDCFYCPLGENRKNVTQMYANERPIEDDADVIEEAKRMSALGTSITGGEPQEVLDRTCHYLELLKDEFGEDHHTHLYTGIPGGRENMRRLSEAGLDEIRFHPPLEQWGDLHGTEWEDILYIAREEGLTPAFEIPGIRAEEEFLEFLDEGAADFCNINEFEMSDGNYRRMQEEGFELKEDHMSAVEGSHDILEKMGDHEKVYFCTSVFKDAAQHRSRLKRMARNIRRPFDDVTDDGTLVYGKAWTSEARLETLGVPEEYYTVKSEHVELAWWLLEEMVEEGDVEKGEIVEQYPTYDGTVVERTPLSNGADAGRATADD, via the coding sequence ATGATTTCCGAGGGCTGCGAACAGTGCGCCAAAGGCGGCAAAATGGTGCTGTTCGTCTACGGCTACTGCGACCAGCGAGACTGCTTCTACTGTCCCCTCGGGGAAAACCGCAAGAACGTCACCCAGATGTACGCCAACGAGCGCCCCATCGAGGACGATGCGGACGTTATCGAGGAAGCCAAGCGCATGAGCGCGCTGGGCACCTCAATCACGGGTGGCGAACCCCAGGAAGTGCTTGACCGGACCTGTCACTATCTGGAACTGCTGAAAGACGAGTTCGGCGAGGATCACCACACGCACCTCTACACCGGTATCCCCGGCGGCCGCGAGAATATGCGCCGCCTCTCGGAAGCTGGTCTCGACGAGATTCGCTTCCACCCGCCACTGGAGCAGTGGGGCGACCTCCACGGCACCGAGTGGGAGGATATCCTCTACATCGCCCGCGAAGAAGGACTGACGCCGGCCTTCGAAATCCCCGGCATTCGCGCCGAGGAGGAGTTCCTCGAATTCCTCGACGAGGGCGCGGCCGACTTCTGTAACATCAACGAGTTCGAGATGTCCGACGGGAACTACCGCCGGATGCAGGAGGAGGGCTTCGAACTGAAAGAGGACCACATGAGCGCCGTCGAGGGGTCCCACGATATTCTGGAAAAGATGGGCGACCACGAGAAGGTGTACTTCTGTACGAGCGTGTTCAAGGACGCCGCCCAGCACCGCTCGCGGCTCAAGCGAATGGCCCGCAACATCCGCCGTCCGTTCGACGACGTGACCGACGACGGGACGCTCGTCTACGGGAAGGCGTGGACCTCCGAAGCCCGTCTGGAAACCCTCGGCGTCCCCGAGGAGTACTACACCGTCAAATCCGAGCACGTCGAACTCGCCTGGTGGCTGCTGGAGGAGATGGTCGAGGAAGGCGACGTCGAGAAGGGCGAAATCGTCGAGCAGTACCCGACCTACGACGGCACAGTCGTCGAGCGGACACCGCTGTCGAACGGTGCTGACGCCGGACGAGCGACAGCCGACGACTAG
- a CDS encoding YccF domain-containing protein — protein sequence MSEQRSLLVRAVWFLLVGWWVTGIWLSVAWFLNVTIIGLPFGIKMINKVPLVLTLKRRDRLVTESDGGSQHSLLIRAVWFVFVGWWASGVWTGVAYALSLTIVGLPLAIWMYNRLPFVVSLYQY from the coding sequence ATGAGCGAACAGCGGTCCCTGCTCGTTCGGGCGGTGTGGTTCCTGCTCGTCGGCTGGTGGGTGACTGGCATCTGGCTCTCGGTCGCCTGGTTCCTGAACGTCACAATCATCGGCCTCCCGTTCGGCATCAAGATGATAAACAAGGTGCCGCTGGTGCTGACGCTCAAGCGACGCGACCGACTCGTCACGGAGAGTGACGGCGGCTCACAGCACTCTCTGCTCATCCGCGCAGTCTGGTTCGTTTTCGTCGGCTGGTGGGCCAGTGGGGTCTGGACTGGTGTCGCGTACGCGCTCTCGCTGACAATCGTCGGCCTGCCGCTGGCGATCTGGATGTACAACAGGCTCCCGTTCGTCGTTTCGCTGTACCAGTACTGA
- a CDS encoding ArsR/SmtB family transcription factor: protein MSLLPSRDPATPDAEPRVIGVDSDDADDVLSALSAETARNLLSELNKEPAPPSELADRVDTSLQNAQYHLKKLKNAGAVEVVDTAYSEKGREMDVFAPANQPLVICAGDEQETSGLRAALANIIGGLAIIGFASLLVQQVFGSGVGSLLGGPTVSSGSADTGTRDPSFYPGNTTVTDGGFEATAGALDTAAQGGAEAAAAAIPPGVAFFAGGAFVIAGMAALWYMRQ from the coding sequence ATGTCGTTGCTGCCCTCTCGGGACCCGGCGACCCCGGACGCCGAACCCCGAGTTATCGGTGTCGACAGTGATGATGCGGACGACGTGCTGTCGGCACTCTCGGCAGAGACCGCGCGCAACTTACTGTCAGAGCTAAACAAGGAGCCAGCACCGCCGTCGGAGCTGGCTGACCGGGTCGATACGTCGCTGCAAAACGCACAGTACCATCTGAAGAAGCTCAAAAACGCCGGTGCGGTCGAGGTTGTCGATACGGCGTACTCCGAGAAGGGGCGCGAAATGGACGTGTTCGCGCCGGCCAACCAGCCACTCGTCATCTGTGCCGGTGATGAGCAGGAGACATCGGGGCTTCGGGCGGCGCTGGCGAACATTATCGGCGGCCTCGCAATCATCGGCTTCGCCAGCCTGCTGGTCCAGCAGGTGTTCGGGAGTGGGGTTGGATCGCTGCTCGGCGGCCCGACGGTGTCGTCCGGCAGTGCGGACACTGGGACCCGAGACCCGAGTTTTTACCCCGGGAACACGACCGTGACCGACGGGGGCTTCGAGGCCACCGCGGGCGCACTCGATACCGCCGCACAGGGCGGTGCCGAGGCCGCCGCCGCTGCGATTCCGCCGGGGGTGGCGTTCTTCGCCGGCGGCGCGTTCGTCATTGCCGGCATGGCGGCGCTGTGGTACATGCGACAATAG
- a CDS encoding group I truncated hemoglobin, with protein sequence MASQSIFERIGGRDAVDAVVSDFYDRVRDDPLLEPYFEETDMDQLRSHQTQFISTVAGGPVDYDGDDMQTAHEGMGITEDAFASVATHLEAALRANGVPDDDVEAILTEVAAMKDDIVEA encoded by the coding sequence ATGGCATCACAGTCTATTTTCGAGCGGATCGGCGGTCGCGACGCGGTCGACGCGGTGGTCTCGGATTTCTACGACCGCGTACGCGACGACCCGCTGCTCGAACCGTACTTCGAGGAAACCGACATGGACCAGCTCCGCAGCCACCAGACTCAGTTCATCAGCACCGTTGCCGGCGGCCCGGTCGACTACGACGGCGACGATATGCAAACCGCCCACGAGGGCATGGGGATCACCGAAGACGCGTTTGCCAGCGTTGCGACCCACCTCGAAGCCGCGCTCCGGGCGAACGGCGTCCCCGACGACGACGTCGAAGCGATTCTCACCGAGGTCGCCGCAATGAAAGACGATATCGTTGAGGCGTAG